In the Longimicrobiales bacterium genome, CGGCGTGACGATACGCACGCGACGCAGGTTCGGCAACCACGTGCGCGGTGTCTTGTTATTCGCATGGCTGACGTTCTTGCCGAACGTCTTGCCCTTCTCACATACGTAGCAAACGCGGGCCATGGTGCCCCTCTCCTGTATCTGCCTGGTCCGACGGCCGGTGCAGCTGAACTGCTACTGCGCCGCGCGAACCGTCCGTGCCTCGAGGAAGCTCTGTGCGAAGAGCGCTTCCGCTTCCTGGTTCT is a window encoding:
- the rpmB gene encoding 50S ribosomal protein L28, with protein sequence MARVCYVCEKGKTFGKNVSHANNKTPRTWLPNLRRVRIVTPSGERMHVRVCTRCLSAGKVTKAG